The Bombus huntii isolate Logan2020A chromosome 1, iyBomHunt1.1, whole genome shotgun sequence genome contains a region encoding:
- the LOC126872301 gene encoding rho guanine nucleotide exchange factor 10 isoform X5 produces MEELHNGVILIKYEPRSRCRSWDDVGPTKMETVGQTHRQHHPSLEATRSNTSTQSARSEDSWCSASDHDLSSDDESEKSNISIKSNCQLRNTLHKARTLCDKWRPQNMRVNNADPLDSPGNHGRLSRWFSIRRGSTQQYDVDSSDTVSLTSPIKTPQMPQLCEVEEENSAMVQFQCMQQRRQTPPALPPTPPNLTPQQLKRRHIVAAIVHSENSYVSTLQRLVNDYKKPLEESSPPILSQAKIATLFHRLPEILQCHTLFRIALAECVRSWDKDEKLGDVFVASFSKAIVLDIYSGFINNFSVAMDLAKQESKRKTALADFFKVKQISAHDRLSFFGLMVKPVQRFPQFILFLQDLLKHTPQGHHDRMSLQLALTQLESLAEMLNERKREAEQFQAFKEMLRHVSGKLSHRPLSSSSRYLIREDNVTQLEFNQNGMITKSKRRRLLLLNDLVVCVSVTPRSAEDFSGSERLTLKWTYPVSDIEIQDTSTSPTLSRLLTAGLNKCGSLKSDKSGDCGQVGADSLCVEMNDLMHDYEVMSRISDLVAQLKGKYEGMTLEKTKQILQSIQLSIQQKDEDMVWADSCCLQLVTKQGQMYTFQTENPLVKKDWITELRLAQLALDPNNSPSWEVPEQEQRPSTKMPLFVSSQQVYHSQHQTEVRCGCYYTTQNPRPTRRRGRSQSYLWICTGDGISSHVTVFGQSTTASASSLKQITAFDLVETRVAAIEFVKGVSSDPLSLASDLVWMGTDSRKILIYIASEPEKQEELGNYSVSGPVIQIKYHCDNVFVALGIGLLLLFKRQVDGTWNLRDPFVISLGSEPVSCLMPINASVYAACGKKVWVLNAVSGDITKSFSAQHEHVGSVKLMAHSGVGLWVALKNSSTVCLYHTETFKHLQDINIASNVLRVTRSNNASNSCGDNLNNNQTAVTVTALLACKGLLWVGTNVGISLTIPLPRLEGVPIISGRVNISYHAHFGPITFLLAIQNPKNTISCTTDEIADEETVQLRSKESDSSRNRDRASLDSSMSNSILKLKQQLASSPVMLRRKRSKEYEYRGSKTLPRGLGSGGGFLSSSMSGSQSSGENCDVYGLYGELMYVKDYENENSSGIDLIYEPLRRSDPELAAIPNKVSTLDRRLKMKITRPRSLDLSNWSVDSHASSLYTSSGSEENLSLKTGKLSRNSSTASRNGPYETTTPNSSIAQSVPETISPPNNLKTNGKKINKTLQQIEQPKKTVLTLMGGRGYINWRQLNAQSVTDKGSKSGYTFKDPNSNDAHIVLWEMKL; encoded by the exons ATGGAGGAACTGCATAACGGTGTCATCCTGATCAAGT ATGAACCACGCTCAAGGTGTAGATCATGGGATGACGTAGGACCGACTAAAATGGAAACTGTCGGCCAAACGCACAGACAACATCATCCCTCCTTAGAAGCAACTAGGTCCAATACGTCGACACAGTCGGCTAGAAGCGAGGACTCTTGGTGCTCAGCATCGGATCATGACCTTTCCTCGGACGACGAAAGTGAGAAGAGTAATATCAGTATTAA AAGCAATTGCCAATTGAGGAATACGTTGCACAAGGCAAGGACGCTGTGTGACAAGTGGAGGCCACAAAATATGCGAGTGAACAATGCTGACCCATTGGATTCGCCCGGAAACCATGGAAGACTATCTAGATGGTTCAGTATCCGGAGAGGATCGACACAACAATATGATGTGGATTCCTCCGACACGGTATCCCTTACCAGTCCCATCAAAACACCTCAAATGCCGCAACTTTGTGAA GTTGAAGAGGAAAACAGTGCAATGGTGCAATTTCAGTGCATGCAGCAACGTAGGCAAACTCCACCCGCCCTTCCTCCGACACCTCCGAATTTAACTCCTCAACAGCTAAAACGTCGACATATAGTAGCAGCTATAGTACATTCTGAAAACAGTTATGTGTCCACATTACAGAGGCTAGTGAAC GATTACAAGAAACCATTAGAAGAATCCTCGCCGCCTATATTGAGCCAGGCAAAAATAGCAACATTGTTCCACAGATTGCCTGAAATTCTGCAATGCCATACGTTATTTAGAATTGCATTAGCCGAATGCGTACGTTCATGGGACAAGGACGAAAAGTTAGGAGACGTGTTTGTAGCAAGTTTCAGCAAAGCTATCGTTCTTGACATTTATAGTGggtttataaataatttttcagtaGCTATGGATTTGGCTAAGCAAGAATCAAAAAGAAAGACTGCGCTAGCCGATTTTTTCAAG GTGAAACAAATAAGTGCACACGATAGATTGTCCTTCTTTGGATTAATGGTAAAACCTGTGCAGAGGTTTCCACAATTTATACTATTCTTACAA GATTTACTGAAACACACGCCACAAGGTCATCACGATAGGATGTCGTTGCAATTGGCGTTGACCCAATTAGAGAGTTTGGCGGAAATGTTGAATGAAAGGAAACGTGAAGCGGAACAGTTCCAAGCGTTTAAAGAAATGCTTCGACACGTATCTGGGAAATTGTCCCATCGACCTCTTTCGTCGTCATCTAGGTATCTTATAAGAGAAGATAATGTTACGCAGTTG GAATTTAATCAAAACGGCATGATAACGAAGTCTAAAAGAAGAAggttattattattgaatgATCTTGTAGTGTGCGTTTCGGTAACTCCAAGATCCGCAGAAGATTTTAGCGGGAGTGAAAGATTAACTTTGAAATGGACATATCCTGTGTCGGATATTGAG ATTCAGGATACAAGCACTTCACCAACGTTAAGTCGTTTACTGACTGCTGGTCTAAATAAATGCGGAAGCCTAAAATCTGACAAGAGCGGCGATTGCGGACAAGTGGGTGCCGATAGTCTCTGCGTAGAGATGAACGATCTAATGCATGACTATGAAGTCATGTCTAGGATAAGCGATTTAGTCGCACAACTAAAGGGTAAATACGAG GGTATGacgcttgagaaaactaaacaAATTCTGCAATCCATACAACTTTCAATACAACAAAAAGATGAAGACATGGTTTGGGCAGATAGTTGTTGCCTGCAATTAGTAACGAAGCAAGGACAGATGTACACGTTTCAAACCGAAAATCCTTTGGTGAAGAAAGACTGGATAACGGAGCTTAGACTAGCACAGCTAGCCTTGGATCCAAATAATTCGCCATCTTGGGAAGTACCTGAACAAGAACAGCGACCATCTACGAAAATGCCACTTTTCGTTAGTTCCCAACAAGTATATCATTCGCAACATCAGACAGAG GTACGTTGCGGCTGCTATTATACCACGCAGAATCCACGTCCCACGAGACGTCGTGGAAGAAGTCAAAGTTACTTGTGGATATGTACAGGCGACGGTATATCCAGTCACGTAACAGTATTTGGTCAATCCACAACAGCCTCGGCAAGTTCCTTGAAGCAAATTACAGCTTTTGATTTGGTAGAGACTAGAGTCGCCGCCATAGAGTTCGTAAAGGGTGTTTCTTCCGATCCACTCTCATTAGCGAGCGATCTCGTGTGGATGGGTACGGACTCTCGGAAAATTTTGATCTACATCGCCTCGGAACCTGAAAAGCAAGAAGAACTTGGAAACTATTCCGTCTCAGGTCCAGTGATACAAATCAAGTATCATTGTGACAACGTTTTCGTCGCCCTAGGAATTGGTTTACTTCTCCTGTTCAAAAGGCAAGTGGACGGCACTTGGAATCTGAGAGATCCGTTTGTAATATCTCTAGGCAGCGAACCGGTCTCTTGCTTGATGCCAATTAACGCGTCTGTCTATGCTGCTTGCGGCAAAAAAGTTTGGGTACTTAACGCAGTCAGTGGTGACATTACGAAAAGTTTCAGCGCGCAACACGAACATGTTGGCAGTGTGAAACTTATGGCTCATTCCGGAGTAGGTCTCTGGGTTGCTCTTAAGAATTCCAGCACCGTTTGCCTGTATCATACAGAAACTTTCAAACACCTGCAAGACATCAATATAGCATCCAACGTGTTGAGAGTAACGAGGTCAAACAATGCCTCAAATTCTTGTGGCGATAACTTAAACAACAATCAAACTGCAGTCACTGTGACAGCACTTTTAGCGTGCAAGGGCTTACTCTGGGTCGGTACAAACGTAGGCATCAGTCTTACGATTCCCCTGCCACGGTTGGAAGGAGTACCTATCATTAGTGGCCgtgtaaatatttcatatcaCGCGCACTTCGGTCCTATCACCTTCTTACTTGCCATTCAGAATCCAAAGAACACGATAAGCTGTACAACCGATGAAATCGCCGACGAGGAAACTGTACAGTTACGGTCAAAGGAATCTGATAGTAGTAGGAATAGAGATCGAGCAAGTTTGGATTCCTCTATGTCAAACAGTATATTGAAATTGAAACAACAATTGGCGAGCAGCCCAGTAATGTTAAGACGAAAACGTAGCAAAGAATACGAGTACAGAGGTTCGAAGACACTTCCCAGAGGACTCGGATCTGGTGGGGGCTTTCTATCAAGCTCGATGTCCGGATCGCAGAGTTCTGGAGAGAATTGTGACGTCTACGGCTTATACGGAGAATTAATGTATGTGAAAGATTATGAAAACGAGAATAGCTCTGGTATTGATTTAATTTACGAGCCACTAAGAAGAAGCGATCCAGAACTGGCAGCCATACCAAATAAAGTTAGTACCTTAGATCGTAgactgaaaatgaaaattaccaGACCCAGATCGCTCGACTTGTCGAATTGGTCAGTCGATTCTCATGCAAGTTCTCTCTATACGTCTTCTGGCTCTGAAGAGAATCTTTCATTGAAAACTGGCAAATTATCTCGAAATAGTAGTACAGCTAGTCGAAATGGTCCTTATGAAACGACTACTCCCAACAGTAGTATAGCACAGTCTGTACCGGAAACGATATCACCGCCCAATAATTTGAAAACGAACGGTAAAAAGATCAATAAAACGTTGCAACAAATTGAACAGCCTAAAAAAACCGTTCTAACATTAATGGGTGGTCGAGGTTACATCAATTGGAGACAGTTAAACGCGCAATCGGTCACCGACAAAGGCTCTAAATCGGGTTACACTTTCAAAGATCCTAACAGCAACGATGCCCATATCGTATTGTGGGAAATGAAGTTATGA
- the LOC126872301 gene encoding rho guanine nucleotide exchange factor 10 isoform X3, whose translation MSLSRLLAGSSRISVHDAYHYQILVNTHEPRSRCRSWDDVGPTKMETVGQTHRQHHPSLEATRSNTSTQSARSEDSWCSASDHDLSSDDESEKSNISIKSNCQLRNTLHKARTLCDKWRPQNMRVNNADPLDSPGNHGRLSRWFSIRRGSTQQYDVDSSDTVSLTSPIKTPQMPQLCEVEEENSAMVQFQCMQQRRQTPPALPPTPPNLTPQQLKRRHIVAAIVHSENSYVSTLQRLVNDYKKPLEESSPPILSQAKIATLFHRLPEILQCHTLFRIALAECVRSWDKDEKLGDVFVASFSKAIVLDIYSGFINNFSVAMDLAKQESKRKTALADFFKVKQISAHDRLSFFGLMVKPVQRFPQFILFLQDLLKHTPQGHHDRMSLQLALTQLESLAEMLNERKREAEQFQAFKEMLRHVSGKLSHRPLSSSSRYLIREDNVTQLEFNQNGMITKSKRRRLLLLNDLVVCVSVTPRSAEDFSGSERLTLKWTYPVSDIEIQDTSTSPTLSRLLTAGLNKCGSLKSDKSGDCGQVGADSLCVEMNDLMHDYEVMSRISDLVAQLKGKYEGMTLEKTKQILQSIQLSIQQKDEDMVWADSCCLQLVTKQGQMYTFQTENPLVKKDWITELRLAQLALDPNNSPSWEVPEQEQRPSTKMPLFVSSQQVYHSQHQTEVRCGCYYTTQNPRPTRRRGRSQSYLWICTGDGISSHVTVFGQSTTASASSLKQITAFDLVETRVAAIEFVKGVSSDPLSLASDLVWMGTDSRKILIYIASEPEKQEELGNYSVSGPVIQIKYHCDNVFVALGIGLLLLFKRQVDGTWNLRDPFVISLGSEPVSCLMPINASVYAACGKKVWVLNAVSGDITKSFSAQHEHVGSVKLMAHSGVGLWVALKNSSTVCLYHTETFKHLQDINIASNVLRVTRSNNASNSCGDNLNNNQTAVTVTALLACKGLLWVGTNVGISLTIPLPRLEGVPIISGRVNISYHAHFGPITFLLAIQNPKNTISCTTDEIADEETVQLRSKESDSSRNRDRASLDSSMSNSILKLKQQLASSPVMLRRKRSKEYEYRGSKTLPRGLGSGGGFLSSSMSGSQSSGENCDVYGLYGELMYVKDYENENSSGIDLIYEPLRRSDPELAAIPNKVSTLDRRLKMKITRPRSLDLSNWSVDSHASSLYTSSGSEENLSLKTGKLSRNSSTASRNGPYETTTPNSSIAQSVPETISPPNNLKTNGKKINKTLQQIEQPKKTVLTLMGGRGYINWRQLNAQSVTDKGSKSGYTFKDPNSNDAHIVLWEMKL comes from the exons ATGTCTCTTTCTCGCCTTCTGGCCGGATCCTCCCGCATATCGGTTCACGACGCCTATCATTATCAAATCCTCGTTAATACTC ATGAACCACGCTCAAGGTGTAGATCATGGGATGACGTAGGACCGACTAAAATGGAAACTGTCGGCCAAACGCACAGACAACATCATCCCTCCTTAGAAGCAACTAGGTCCAATACGTCGACACAGTCGGCTAGAAGCGAGGACTCTTGGTGCTCAGCATCGGATCATGACCTTTCCTCGGACGACGAAAGTGAGAAGAGTAATATCAGTATTAA AAGCAATTGCCAATTGAGGAATACGTTGCACAAGGCAAGGACGCTGTGTGACAAGTGGAGGCCACAAAATATGCGAGTGAACAATGCTGACCCATTGGATTCGCCCGGAAACCATGGAAGACTATCTAGATGGTTCAGTATCCGGAGAGGATCGACACAACAATATGATGTGGATTCCTCCGACACGGTATCCCTTACCAGTCCCATCAAAACACCTCAAATGCCGCAACTTTGTGAA GTTGAAGAGGAAAACAGTGCAATGGTGCAATTTCAGTGCATGCAGCAACGTAGGCAAACTCCACCCGCCCTTCCTCCGACACCTCCGAATTTAACTCCTCAACAGCTAAAACGTCGACATATAGTAGCAGCTATAGTACATTCTGAAAACAGTTATGTGTCCACATTACAGAGGCTAGTGAAC GATTACAAGAAACCATTAGAAGAATCCTCGCCGCCTATATTGAGCCAGGCAAAAATAGCAACATTGTTCCACAGATTGCCTGAAATTCTGCAATGCCATACGTTATTTAGAATTGCATTAGCCGAATGCGTACGTTCATGGGACAAGGACGAAAAGTTAGGAGACGTGTTTGTAGCAAGTTTCAGCAAAGCTATCGTTCTTGACATTTATAGTGggtttataaataatttttcagtaGCTATGGATTTGGCTAAGCAAGAATCAAAAAGAAAGACTGCGCTAGCCGATTTTTTCAAG GTGAAACAAATAAGTGCACACGATAGATTGTCCTTCTTTGGATTAATGGTAAAACCTGTGCAGAGGTTTCCACAATTTATACTATTCTTACAA GATTTACTGAAACACACGCCACAAGGTCATCACGATAGGATGTCGTTGCAATTGGCGTTGACCCAATTAGAGAGTTTGGCGGAAATGTTGAATGAAAGGAAACGTGAAGCGGAACAGTTCCAAGCGTTTAAAGAAATGCTTCGACACGTATCTGGGAAATTGTCCCATCGACCTCTTTCGTCGTCATCTAGGTATCTTATAAGAGAAGATAATGTTACGCAGTTG GAATTTAATCAAAACGGCATGATAACGAAGTCTAAAAGAAGAAggttattattattgaatgATCTTGTAGTGTGCGTTTCGGTAACTCCAAGATCCGCAGAAGATTTTAGCGGGAGTGAAAGATTAACTTTGAAATGGACATATCCTGTGTCGGATATTGAG ATTCAGGATACAAGCACTTCACCAACGTTAAGTCGTTTACTGACTGCTGGTCTAAATAAATGCGGAAGCCTAAAATCTGACAAGAGCGGCGATTGCGGACAAGTGGGTGCCGATAGTCTCTGCGTAGAGATGAACGATCTAATGCATGACTATGAAGTCATGTCTAGGATAAGCGATTTAGTCGCACAACTAAAGGGTAAATACGAG GGTATGacgcttgagaaaactaaacaAATTCTGCAATCCATACAACTTTCAATACAACAAAAAGATGAAGACATGGTTTGGGCAGATAGTTGTTGCCTGCAATTAGTAACGAAGCAAGGACAGATGTACACGTTTCAAACCGAAAATCCTTTGGTGAAGAAAGACTGGATAACGGAGCTTAGACTAGCACAGCTAGCCTTGGATCCAAATAATTCGCCATCTTGGGAAGTACCTGAACAAGAACAGCGACCATCTACGAAAATGCCACTTTTCGTTAGTTCCCAACAAGTATATCATTCGCAACATCAGACAGAG GTACGTTGCGGCTGCTATTATACCACGCAGAATCCACGTCCCACGAGACGTCGTGGAAGAAGTCAAAGTTACTTGTGGATATGTACAGGCGACGGTATATCCAGTCACGTAACAGTATTTGGTCAATCCACAACAGCCTCGGCAAGTTCCTTGAAGCAAATTACAGCTTTTGATTTGGTAGAGACTAGAGTCGCCGCCATAGAGTTCGTAAAGGGTGTTTCTTCCGATCCACTCTCATTAGCGAGCGATCTCGTGTGGATGGGTACGGACTCTCGGAAAATTTTGATCTACATCGCCTCGGAACCTGAAAAGCAAGAAGAACTTGGAAACTATTCCGTCTCAGGTCCAGTGATACAAATCAAGTATCATTGTGACAACGTTTTCGTCGCCCTAGGAATTGGTTTACTTCTCCTGTTCAAAAGGCAAGTGGACGGCACTTGGAATCTGAGAGATCCGTTTGTAATATCTCTAGGCAGCGAACCGGTCTCTTGCTTGATGCCAATTAACGCGTCTGTCTATGCTGCTTGCGGCAAAAAAGTTTGGGTACTTAACGCAGTCAGTGGTGACATTACGAAAAGTTTCAGCGCGCAACACGAACATGTTGGCAGTGTGAAACTTATGGCTCATTCCGGAGTAGGTCTCTGGGTTGCTCTTAAGAATTCCAGCACCGTTTGCCTGTATCATACAGAAACTTTCAAACACCTGCAAGACATCAATATAGCATCCAACGTGTTGAGAGTAACGAGGTCAAACAATGCCTCAAATTCTTGTGGCGATAACTTAAACAACAATCAAACTGCAGTCACTGTGACAGCACTTTTAGCGTGCAAGGGCTTACTCTGGGTCGGTACAAACGTAGGCATCAGTCTTACGATTCCCCTGCCACGGTTGGAAGGAGTACCTATCATTAGTGGCCgtgtaaatatttcatatcaCGCGCACTTCGGTCCTATCACCTTCTTACTTGCCATTCAGAATCCAAAGAACACGATAAGCTGTACAACCGATGAAATCGCCGACGAGGAAACTGTACAGTTACGGTCAAAGGAATCTGATAGTAGTAGGAATAGAGATCGAGCAAGTTTGGATTCCTCTATGTCAAACAGTATATTGAAATTGAAACAACAATTGGCGAGCAGCCCAGTAATGTTAAGACGAAAACGTAGCAAAGAATACGAGTACAGAGGTTCGAAGACACTTCCCAGAGGACTCGGATCTGGTGGGGGCTTTCTATCAAGCTCGATGTCCGGATCGCAGAGTTCTGGAGAGAATTGTGACGTCTACGGCTTATACGGAGAATTAATGTATGTGAAAGATTATGAAAACGAGAATAGCTCTGGTATTGATTTAATTTACGAGCCACTAAGAAGAAGCGATCCAGAACTGGCAGCCATACCAAATAAAGTTAGTACCTTAGATCGTAgactgaaaatgaaaattaccaGACCCAGATCGCTCGACTTGTCGAATTGGTCAGTCGATTCTCATGCAAGTTCTCTCTATACGTCTTCTGGCTCTGAAGAGAATCTTTCATTGAAAACTGGCAAATTATCTCGAAATAGTAGTACAGCTAGTCGAAATGGTCCTTATGAAACGACTACTCCCAACAGTAGTATAGCACAGTCTGTACCGGAAACGATATCACCGCCCAATAATTTGAAAACGAACGGTAAAAAGATCAATAAAACGTTGCAACAAATTGAACAGCCTAAAAAAACCGTTCTAACATTAATGGGTGGTCGAGGTTACATCAATTGGAGACAGTTAAACGCGCAATCGGTCACCGACAAAGGCTCTAAATCGGGTTACACTTTCAAAGATCCTAACAGCAACGATGCCCATATCGTATTGTGGGAAATGAAGTTATGA